Genomic window (Candidatus Effluviviaceae Genus I sp.):
GAGGCACCCGTCGCGCTGATCTTCTGCGTGGACACGCACAGGCTCAACCGCTGGGCGGCACTCCACGGGGGGGCCGCGCACTACAAGGGCGTCGGCGTCCTGTGGGTCGCGCTGCGCGCCGTCTACACGGTCGCCCAGAACGTGCTCATCGCCGCGGAGTCACTCGGCCTCGGCAGCCAGTACGTGCAGGAGATCGTCTGGCAGCCCTACCAGACGCTGGACTTCTTCAAGCTCCCGAAGCAGGTGCTTCCGGTGGCCATGCTCATCATGGGACATCCCGCCGAACGGCCGCCGCTCGCCCCGTCGCTCCCTCTCGAGGCCGTCGTGCACGAGGAGACGTACAAGGACCCGACGAACGAGGAGCTCGGCCGGTACCACGAGGCGCTGGAGGAGTACTTCCAGGAGTGGTACCGAGGCCTTGCGCCGACCTCCAAGGTCCGCAGGCATCTCGAGGCCTCGGGGGTGAAGACGCTCGCGCAGTACGTCTCGCTCATCACGTACACGGAGAGCTTCTACAAGTGGCGCGACGACATGGTGCGGACGAACATCACGCTCTCCGAACTCGAGTAAGCGGGGCCCCGGTCGCGGTCGGGCCCGTCCCGGAGGTCCCGTGGAGCGCGAGGTCGTCGCGCTAGCCGTCTCCATCGCGGTCGTCATCGCGCTCCTCAGGTTCAGGGTCGACCTCGGGATCACGATGCTCGTGGCGGCCGCGGCGCTCGCGCTCGCGGGCGGCCGCGCGCCGCTGTGGGCCCTGCGCGAGCTCGGGCGCGCCGCGATCGCGAAGGACACGCTTCTCCTGCTGGCGCGCATCGTGGCGATCATCGCCCTCGGCGAGGTCGCGGCGAAGCTCGGCTACTTGAACCGGCTCGTCACGGGGCTCAGGCAGCTCATCCCCGACAACAGGATCGTCATCGCGCTCATGCCGGCGTTCGGAGGGCTCCTCCCAATGCCCGGCGGCGCGATGCTCACGGCGCCCATGGTGGAGAGCTCCGTCCCGCCGGGCGGCGCCACGCCCGAGCAGAAGTTCTTCGTGAACTACTGGTTCCGTCACGTCTGGGAGTACATCTGGCCGCTCTACCCCGGTGTCGTCGTCGGCGCCGCGCTCGTGGGGCGGCGTGTGAGCGACATCTCCGCGCACAACTGGCCGCTCACGCTGGCCGCGATCGCCGGCGGCACGGTGTTCGTGCTCAGGCGCGTCCGGGCGGGGAGGAACGAGCGCGGCGGGAACGGCGCGCGGCAGGCGCACCGCGACGTCGCCCTCGGGATGCTGCCCTTCGCCGTCGTCATCGCGGGCGTGCTGGTGCTCAAGCTCGAGGTCGTCATCGTCGTGCTCGCCGTGATCGCGCTCCTCGTCGCGTTCGGGCGCCCGGCAGTCCGGGACGTCCTGCGCGCGTTCGCGCACGGGGTCGAGTACCAGGTCGTCACGCTCATCGTCGGGGTCGCCGCCTACAACCAGGTGCTCACCGAGGCGCGGATCATCGACGCCGTGCCCGAGATGTTCGTGCGGCTCCACATGCCGGTGCCCCTCGTCATCTGCCTCGTGCCGATGATGCTCGGTCTCATCACGGGCGTCACACTGGCCTTCATCGCGGTCGCCTTCCCGCTCCTCCTCCCGCTCATGGGCGGCCCGGACGTGAACATGAACCTCGTCATGCTCGCGTACGCGTCCGGCTTCGTCGGGTGCCTCCTCTCTCCGGTCCACCTCTGCCTCGTGCTCTCGAGGCAGTACTTCAAGGCGGACCTCGCGAGTTCGTATCGCCTTCTCCTTCTGCCCAGCCTTGTGGTCATGGCGGTTGCGGCCGTCCTTGCCCTCGTGTAGCATCGCGCCTCTCCACCTCTCTCGGGGGGGCGTGATGAGGGGACGCAAGGGTGCCGTCGTCGCCACGCTCGCGGCCGGACTCCTCTGGGGGTCGTCCTTCGTCGTTGTGAAGATCGGGCTCTCGACGCTCGATCCCTACTGGTTCGTCTTTCTGCGTTTCACGACCGCGGCGCTCGTCGCCCTGGCAGTCGCGGCGCTCGCCGGGCAGTTGCGGCAGGCCCTGCGGCTTCTGCGTCATCCGCTCGTTGTGTGGATGGGCGTGACGAACGCCGTCGGTTTCGTGCTCCAGTTCAAGGGGCAGACCCTGACGACCGCGGGGAAGGCCGCGCTGCTCGTGAACACGAACACGATCTTCGTGGCGGCGGCCTCGCGGCTCTTCCTGCGCGAGCGGCTCGGGCCGGCGAAGGCGCTCGGGATC
Coding sequences:
- a CDS encoding nitroreductase family protein; this translates as MKGCIDVLLDRRSVSKFTDQDITRDVLDRILTAGLRAPAPGGSVQGGYRGAQPYSIIVVRDRKRRKQLNEMLCEGRKKAIEEAPVALIFCVDTHRLNRWAALHGGAAHYKGVGVLWVALRAVYTVAQNVLIAAESLGLGSQYVQEIVWQPYQTLDFFKLPKQVLPVAMLIMGHPAERPPLAPSLPLEAVVHEETYKDPTNEELGRYHEALEEYFQEWYRGLAPTSKVRRHLEASGVKTLAQYVSLITYTESFYKWRDDMVRTNITLSELE
- a CDS encoding DUF401 family protein, with product MEREVVALAVSIAVVIALLRFRVDLGITMLVAAAALALAGGRAPLWALRELGRAAIAKDTLLLLARIVAIIALGEVAAKLGYLNRLVTGLRQLIPDNRIVIALMPAFGGLLPMPGGAMLTAPMVESSVPPGGATPEQKFFVNYWFRHVWEYIWPLYPGVVVGAALVGRRVSDISAHNWPLTLAAIAGGTVFVLRRVRAGRNERGGNGARQAHRDVALGMLPFAVVIAGVLVLKLEVVIVVLAVIALLVAFGRPAVRDVLRAFAHGVEYQVVTLIVGVAAYNQVLTEARIIDAVPEMFVRLHMPVPLVICLVPMMLGLITGVTLAFIAVAFPLLLPLMGGPDVNMNLVMLAYASGFVGCLLSPVHLCLVLSRQYFKADLASSYRLLLLPSLVVMAVAAVLALV